A region from the Cellvibrio sp. PSBB006 genome encodes:
- a CDS encoding tryptophan halogenase family protein, with translation MQNNSIKNIVILGGGSSGWLTAGVIAAEHKSYQPEGIQVTVIESPDVAPIGVGEGTWPSMRITLSKMGVSETDFFRECDASFKQGIKFAKWVNGKDDDFYYHPLVLPQGFNEADLVLPWQSIRDEVSFADAICFQGHLCERGLAPKQITTPEYASVANYSYHFNSLKFGQFLAKHCGERLGVKHVIDHVLEVKSADNGDIAALSTKQSGDIEGDLFIDCSGSAALLLGKHYQIPFISKKHILFNDAALAVQVPYPSEDSPIASHTVATAQSGGWIWDIGLPTRRGVGYVYSSAHIDEETVADELRRYIEPSIGREKAASLSFRKIPYDPGHRATFWHRNCVAVGMAAGFLEPLEATALVLVEASAAMISNDLPATKDVMQIVAKRFNQRFSYYWDTIIDFVKLQYVLTKRTDTQYWIDNVKPESVPVRLQELLELWRHQVPNKYDFPLAEEMLPAASWQYILYGMGFVTENRSTQKRSSDFAIFQRYRREVKALTERYTAHLPTNRDLINKICQVGLRRL, from the coding sequence GTGCAAAATAATTCGATAAAGAACATTGTAATCTTGGGTGGCGGTTCTTCTGGTTGGCTTACAGCTGGTGTTATTGCGGCTGAGCATAAGTCTTATCAGCCCGAGGGAATACAGGTGACGGTAATTGAATCTCCTGATGTCGCTCCGATTGGTGTGGGTGAGGGAACCTGGCCCAGCATGCGGATTACCCTATCCAAAATGGGCGTATCTGAGACTGATTTTTTCCGAGAGTGTGATGCTTCTTTCAAGCAGGGAATAAAATTTGCCAAGTGGGTAAATGGCAAAGATGATGACTTTTATTATCACCCGTTAGTGTTGCCTCAAGGTTTTAATGAGGCCGATCTTGTGTTGCCTTGGCAAAGTATACGTGATGAGGTGTCTTTCGCGGATGCGATCTGTTTTCAAGGGCACCTGTGTGAGCGTGGGCTTGCCCCCAAACAAATAACGACACCCGAATATGCTTCTGTTGCAAACTATTCATACCATTTCAATTCATTAAAGTTCGGTCAGTTTTTGGCTAAGCACTGTGGTGAAAGATTAGGTGTGAAGCATGTTATAGATCATGTTCTGGAAGTAAAGTCGGCAGATAACGGTGATATCGCTGCGCTAAGTACAAAACAATCCGGTGATATTGAGGGTGATTTATTCATTGATTGCTCGGGGTCTGCTGCCTTGCTATTGGGTAAGCATTACCAAATTCCATTTATATCAAAGAAGCACATATTGTTTAATGATGCGGCATTAGCGGTACAAGTGCCTTATCCATCGGAAGATAGTCCAATTGCGTCACATACTGTTGCGACCGCACAAAGTGGAGGGTGGATTTGGGATATCGGCTTGCCGACCCGTCGAGGTGTAGGTTATGTGTATTCGAGCGCGCATATTGACGAGGAGACCGTAGCTGATGAGCTGCGCCGTTACATCGAACCCTCAATTGGCCGTGAAAAAGCAGCGTCATTATCTTTTAGAAAAATCCCCTACGATCCGGGACATCGAGCCACATTTTGGCATCGAAACTGCGTCGCGGTAGGTATGGCTGCCGGTTTTCTTGAGCCATTAGAAGCGACGGCGCTGGTGTTGGTCGAAGCATCTGCAGCAATGATCAGCAATGATTTACCGGCAACAAAAGATGTTATGCAAATTGTAGCCAAACGCTTTAACCAGCGTTTTTCCTACTACTGGGATACGATCATCGATTTCGTAAAACTTCAATATGTACTCACAAAGCGGACGGATACCCAATATTGGATAGATAACGTTAAGCCTGAATCTGTACCAGTGAGGCTTCAGGAACTGTTAGAGTTATGGCGGCATCAGGTTCCCAACAAATATGATTTTCCGCTTGCAGAAGAAATGTTGCCGGCCGCCAGTTGGCAATATATTTTGTATGGGATGGGATTTGTGACGGAAAATCGATCCACGCAAAAGCGCTCCAGTGACTTTGCGATATTTCAGCGATACCGTCGGGAAGTAAAGGCATTAACTGAGCGTTATACTGCTCACCTGCCTACTAACCGGGACCTGATTAACAAGATTTGCCAGGTCGGGTTACGGCGGTTGTAA
- a CDS encoding tryptophan halogenase family protein, whose translation MSSDVVRKKVVIAGGGTSGWLAAAALGKLLGKNLDISLIESEEIGRIGVGEATIPPLRTFHKLLGIDERELMSAIQGTFKLGIEFINWGRLGDNYIHSFGVTGKDCWACDFQHFWLSAQKKGIGESFGEYCLELMAAKQGKMLGSDESGVNYAYHLDAGLYAGFLKKHALKHGVNWIEGKITTVNIDPSNGYIQSLLLEDGRTIDGDLFIDCTGFSARLIEGALNTSYEPYGHYLPCDSAVAIQTELAGPPRPYTQAIAHNFGWQWRIPLQHRVGNGMVYSSRHVSDDEALATLMSNLESPAITEPRAFRYRTGRRSKVWNKNCVAVGLASGFLEPVESTSIHLAMSAILRLLKLFPLDEIRQSTVDEYNRQSREEMDRVRNFIVLHYHATERTDTAFWRYCKDMEIPEALAHRIKLFKDTGAVPLLEKELFLVDSWTQVMFGQHIMPERYHPIVDLMEERELDRFLKGLKAMVDKKLGQMPSHQAFIDSYCKAPKIS comes from the coding sequence ATGAGTTCTGATGTTGTTAGAAAAAAGGTTGTAATTGCTGGCGGAGGTACATCGGGTTGGCTGGCAGCTGCCGCTCTGGGTAAATTACTGGGCAAAAACCTGGACATCAGCCTAATTGAATCTGAAGAGATCGGCCGTATCGGTGTTGGTGAAGCTACCATTCCTCCGTTGAGAACCTTTCATAAACTGTTGGGTATCGACGAAAGGGAATTAATGAGTGCAATCCAGGGAACCTTCAAACTTGGTATCGAGTTTATCAATTGGGGGCGCTTGGGTGATAACTACATACATTCCTTCGGGGTCACCGGAAAAGATTGTTGGGCGTGTGATTTTCAACATTTCTGGCTCTCGGCTCAAAAAAAAGGTATAGGAGAAAGCTTTGGAGAATACTGCCTTGAGTTGATGGCCGCGAAACAAGGAAAGATGCTGGGTTCAGATGAGTCCGGTGTAAATTATGCCTACCATCTTGATGCGGGGCTCTATGCTGGATTTCTAAAAAAGCACGCTCTAAAACACGGTGTAAACTGGATCGAAGGAAAAATTACTACCGTTAACATAGATCCATCGAATGGTTATATCCAATCGCTTTTACTTGAGGATGGTCGCACCATAGACGGTGATTTGTTCATCGATTGTACCGGTTTTTCTGCTCGTTTGATTGAGGGTGCACTCAATACCAGTTATGAACCCTACGGACATTATTTGCCGTGTGATTCAGCCGTTGCCATCCAGACAGAATTAGCCGGACCTCCGCGTCCCTACACCCAGGCTATTGCACACAACTTTGGCTGGCAGTGGCGTATTCCGTTACAGCATCGTGTCGGTAACGGGATGGTGTACAGCAGTCGTCATGTTTCTGACGATGAGGCATTGGCGACATTGATGTCGAATCTGGAAAGTCCGGCGATTACTGAGCCTCGTGCCTTTAGGTACCGCACAGGAAGACGTAGTAAGGTCTGGAATAAAAACTGCGTTGCTGTAGGGCTTGCTTCCGGTTTTCTTGAGCCGGTTGAATCAACGTCCATTCATTTGGCAATGTCGGCGATATTACGCTTATTAAAATTATTTCCGCTGGATGAAATCAGGCAATCAACTGTTGATGAATATAATCGACAATCGCGCGAAGAGATGGATCGAGTGCGCAACTTTATTGTCCTCCATTATCATGCAACTGAAAGAACGGATACAGCATTTTGGCGTTATTGCAAAGATATGGAAATTCCTGAAGCCTTGGCGCACCGAATTAAATTATTTAAAGATACTGGCGCAGTTCCCTTGCTTGAAAAGGAGTTGTTTCTTGTGGATTCGTGGACACAGGTAATGTTTGGGCAACACATTATGCCTGAAAGGTATCACCCGATTGTGGACTTAATGGAAGAAAGGGAGCTTGATAGGTTCTTGAAAGGACTGAAAGCTATGGTAGATAAAAAGCTTGGACAAATGCCCTCGCATCAGGCCTTCATCGATAGTTACTGCAAAGCTCCAAAAATTTCATAA
- a CDS encoding SapC family protein, giving the protein MASFELLNNKTHQDLRIATGFPEDVNCHGTVMILPCEIQEVQREYPIIFRKHNQSGHFFPCALLGFEQKENLYLDEAGHWQSVYKPLSVAKGPFLIGLDRNEDLEKQEPLVYVDIDDPRVGRAEGERVFNDAGELTPYMASVSNALRILHEKSREIPQMVEAFTALELIEPVNIKLDFSNGEKVNFSGAYTIDIEKLQNLKSDELLSLNKEGFLSSAFYIAGSLNNISKLLTLKNNQ; this is encoded by the coding sequence ATGGCTAGTTTCGAATTGTTGAATAACAAAACGCACCAAGATTTACGTATTGCCACAGGGTTTCCCGAGGATGTGAACTGCCATGGAACCGTGATGATATTACCTTGCGAAATACAAGAGGTGCAGCGGGAGTACCCCATCATCTTTCGGAAACACAATCAAAGCGGGCATTTTTTCCCTTGCGCATTGTTGGGCTTTGAGCAGAAAGAAAATTTATATCTTGATGAAGCAGGGCACTGGCAATCGGTTTATAAGCCGCTGTCGGTCGCGAAGGGTCCTTTTCTTATTGGCCTCGATAGGAATGAAGACCTGGAAAAGCAAGAGCCTCTGGTTTATGTTGACATTGATGACCCCAGAGTAGGGCGGGCTGAAGGTGAGAGAGTGTTTAATGATGCCGGAGAACTAACGCCTTATATGGCAAGTGTGAGTAACGCGTTACGTATTTTGCATGAAAAATCCCGGGAAATACCGCAGATGGTTGAAGCTTTTACGGCATTGGAGTTAATTGAGCCGGTTAATATCAAGCTGGATTTTAGCAATGGGGAGAAGGTGAACTTTAGCGGCGCTTATACGATTGATATTGAGAAGCTGCAAAACCTTAAGTCAGACGAATTACTCTCGCTAAACAAGGAAGGCTTTCTATCTAGCGCCTTCTATATTGCCGGTTCATTAAATAATATAAGTAAGCTGCTAACGCTTAAAAACAATCAATAA
- a CDS encoding TonB-dependent receptor — protein MYKTQSFKKKLLVTAIASTTLTGLSGVALAQEAIEEVVVTGIRASLEASMDTKRNSSGVVDAISAEDIGKFPDSNLAESLQRITGVSIDRQNGEGFQVTVRGFGPTYNLVTLNGRTMPASQLNQIGGLINSRAFDMSNIASEGVSGVQVYKTGKANISSGGIGATVNLTTTRPLDSPGFKATIGAKALHDTTNRIGDDVTPEVSGLVSWTDDSEVFGASLSFSHQRRDSAQTGAFINNWSDYSGPYTDATFFEGINDLNVDTVNVTNAPPVGTQTNSANGVRYIHADYERERTNGQLTLQFRPMENLTATLDYTLAEQESFYNRAELSLWFGGGTFPAADVQFDDNQSVATPIYFWIENPTGIPRDINYAPQQSHVQTNLESLGLNVKWDISDQFSLTLDAHDSSSESLPGDGAVGNFFSTGVGAVGGYGHGYVNTGDLMLLVNSWDDDFDPTGTITGTVRDGGLVPNELDKGDLGSTVRQINYDRTWSDITQVKVDGRFEFDNDAAIDFGVDFRSMENVSKSSFDQTLLEGGWGVANPGDIPGDMVEELDFGSLFDGYATSLDSDAQAFFDAASGGTAEVMLNGYIGDADKLGEYLSEANGLAWAPNPDDNVNRTIKEDIFAIYSQVDVQGELGNMPVDVLAGIRYERTEIESNSQVASAAVVWQGDNDFTVETGNVATAPVVVGEADYSHVLPSLDIAVHVTDDVITRFSWGKSIARANYNDITEGIGNIGGPAGGPTILGGNPGGARNGNVGLKPIESDNLDISVEWYYNESSYASIGFFDKRVPNFIGTAQILTTLEETRDPTNGPRAEAAIAELEARNIPVTQQSLFQMVASMSTPGEGCRNAPDVNLCGADYDSEPYEAWENGVDIVALPNDPLSVNLVQTPVNSQDARLYGWEFAVQHFFGDTGFGLQANYTGVNGSVAFDVEADPSVTQFALTGLSDSANLTAIYDKDGLQARIAYNWRDGFLDNPAVSVNEPQFTEDYAQVDISVGYAITDNFTVTLEGINVLEEDKRQHGRSQRQLTRLEILGARYALSARYTF, from the coding sequence ATGTATAAAACACAAAGCTTCAAGAAAAAACTGCTCGTCACTGCTATTGCTTCCACCACTTTAACTGGCCTCAGCGGCGTTGCGCTTGCGCAAGAAGCTATTGAGGAAGTTGTAGTAACGGGTATTCGTGCTAGCTTGGAAGCATCTATGGACACCAAGCGCAACTCCTCTGGTGTTGTAGATGCAATCAGCGCAGAAGATATCGGTAAGTTTCCCGATTCCAACTTGGCGGAATCTCTTCAACGTATTACAGGTGTTTCTATTGATCGCCAAAACGGTGAAGGTTTTCAGGTTACCGTTCGTGGTTTCGGTCCGACCTATAACCTGGTGACACTGAATGGCCGTACTATGCCGGCGTCTCAGTTGAACCAGATAGGTGGTTTGATTAATAGCCGCGCATTTGATATGAGTAATATTGCCTCTGAAGGTGTATCAGGAGTGCAAGTTTATAAAACCGGCAAGGCCAACATCAGTTCTGGGGGTATTGGGGCAACTGTTAACTTGACAACGACCCGTCCGCTTGATTCACCAGGTTTCAAAGCGACCATCGGCGCAAAAGCATTGCACGATACTACCAATCGTATTGGTGATGATGTTACGCCTGAAGTATCGGGTCTGGTTAGCTGGACAGATGACAGTGAAGTGTTCGGTGCATCCTTGTCGTTCTCGCATCAGCGTCGCGACAGTGCGCAAACAGGTGCTTTCATCAACAACTGGTCTGATTATTCTGGCCCTTACACTGATGCAACCTTTTTTGAAGGTATCAACGACCTTAATGTCGATACTGTTAACGTTACAAACGCTCCTCCAGTCGGCACCCAAACTAACTCTGCTAATGGTGTGCGCTATATTCACGCGGACTACGAGCGTGAACGTACAAATGGCCAGTTGACCTTGCAATTCCGTCCCATGGAAAATCTGACAGCGACCTTGGATTACACCCTTGCTGAGCAGGAGTCGTTCTACAACCGTGCTGAATTGTCCTTGTGGTTCGGGGGCGGTACCTTCCCGGCAGCGGATGTCCAGTTCGATGATAACCAATCCGTTGCTACGCCGATTTACTTCTGGATTGAAAACCCGACTGGTATCCCGCGTGATATTAACTACGCACCACAACAAAGCCATGTTCAAACTAACCTGGAATCACTTGGCCTGAATGTTAAATGGGATATCTCTGATCAGTTCTCCTTAACATTGGATGCCCACGATTCAAGCAGTGAAAGTCTGCCAGGTGACGGTGCTGTTGGTAACTTCTTCAGTACGGGTGTTGGTGCTGTGGGCGGTTATGGCCACGGCTATGTAAACACTGGCGATTTAATGTTGTTAGTGAATTCCTGGGATGATGATTTTGATCCGACTGGTACAATAACTGGTACAGTTCGTGATGGTGGTTTGGTTCCAAATGAGCTGGATAAAGGTGATCTGGGTTCAACGGTTCGCCAAATCAACTACGACCGTACCTGGTCCGACATCACTCAAGTTAAGGTAGATGGTCGCTTTGAATTTGATAATGACGCAGCGATTGATTTCGGTGTTGATTTCCGTTCAATGGAGAATGTGTCCAAGAGTTCATTTGACCAAACCTTGCTAGAGGGTGGTTGGGGTGTTGCCAATCCTGGTGATATTCCCGGAGACATGGTTGAAGAACTGGATTTCGGCTCTCTGTTCGATGGTTACGCTACTTCGTTGGACTCTGATGCACAAGCCTTCTTCGATGCTGCATCTGGTGGTACCGCAGAAGTTATGTTGAATGGTTATATTGGCGATGCGGATAAGTTGGGTGAATATTTATCTGAGGCCAACGGCCTTGCCTGGGCTCCAAACCCAGACGACAACGTAAACCGCACCATCAAAGAAGACATCTTCGCAATTTATAGCCAGGTTGATGTTCAAGGTGAGCTGGGTAATATGCCTGTCGATGTGTTGGCGGGCATTCGTTACGAAAGAACTGAAATTGAATCCAATAGCCAGGTTGCCAGTGCTGCAGTGGTTTGGCAGGGTGATAACGACTTCACTGTAGAAACGGGCAATGTTGCTACGGCCCCGGTTGTTGTAGGTGAGGCGGATTACAGCCATGTACTGCCAAGCCTGGATATTGCTGTTCACGTTACCGATGATGTGATTACCCGTTTCTCTTGGGGTAAATCTATTGCTCGTGCCAACTACAACGATATCACTGAAGGTATTGGAAACATCGGTGGTCCAGCCGGCGGTCCTACCATCCTGGGTGGTAATCCTGGCGGCGCGAGAAACGGTAATGTTGGTCTGAAGCCGATTGAATCGGATAACCTGGATATTTCGGTTGAGTGGTACTACAACGAGTCAAGCTACGCATCTATCGGCTTCTTCGATAAGCGCGTGCCCAACTTCATTGGTACTGCACAGATCCTGACGACCTTGGAAGAGACTCGTGATCCAACTAATGGTCCAAGAGCAGAGGCGGCGATTGCAGAATTGGAAGCGAGGAATATTCCAGTAACGCAGCAGTCGCTGTTCCAGATGGTGGCATCAATGAGCACTCCAGGAGAAGGTTGTCGAAATGCGCCAGACGTTAACCTTTGTGGCGCGGATTATGATTCTGAGCCTTACGAAGCATGGGAAAATGGCGTAGACATCGTTGCTCTGCCGAACGATCCATTGTCGGTAAACCTGGTGCAAACACCGGTTAACTCTCAGGACGCGCGTTTGTACGGTTGGGAATTTGCGGTGCAGCACTTCTTCGGTGACACTGGCTTTGGTTTGCAAGCTAACTACACTGGTGTAAATGGTTCTGTGGCATTTGATGTGGAAGCTGATCCTTCTGTTACTCAGTTTGCCCTTACCGGTTTGAGTGACTCTGCTAACTTGACGGCCATTTATGATAAAGATGGTCTGCAAGCGCGTATCGCTTATAACTGGCGTGATGGGTTCCTGGATAACCCGGCCGTTAGTGTTAACGAGCCGCAGTTCACGGAAGACTACGCGCAAGTTGATATTTCGGTAGGTTATGCAATCACTGACAACTTCACCGTAACGCTTGAGGGTATCAACGTTCTTGAGGAAGATAAGCGTCAGCACGGTCGTTCGCAAAGACAGTTGACTCGCCTTGAAATCCTAGGTGCACGTTACGCCTTGTCTGCGCGTTATACCTTCTAA
- a CDS encoding ZIP family metal transporter, whose protein sequence is MNTQVITSLTPIRLLGFTILAGGAVALGHEVWLAILFHDPRVADALFAGSIAAAATALGTLPVLFSRRLSEKLVDTLLGFGAGVMLAATAFSLIIPALQSAQQLGYSTWLASLIVGAGILIGGALLLFIDHILPHEHFIKGPEGTKARSLRRTWLFVFAICLHNLPEGLAIGVAFGGSDALGASALATGISIQDVPEGLVVAVALIAAGYSRLRAILIGCASGLIEPVGAVLGASIVTTSAQFLPWGLALAAGAMLFVISHEIIPESHRKGHERFATAGLMLGFVLMMVLDTALG, encoded by the coding sequence ATGAATACTCAAGTGATAACCTCTCTTACACCTATACGCCTGCTCGGTTTTACCATCCTGGCGGGCGGCGCGGTTGCCTTGGGTCACGAGGTGTGGCTCGCTATTCTATTTCACGATCCCCGTGTTGCCGACGCGTTGTTTGCCGGTTCGATTGCAGCCGCTGCCACGGCTCTCGGCACCTTGCCTGTGCTTTTCTCGCGCCGTTTATCAGAAAAGCTCGTCGATACTTTGCTGGGCTTTGGCGCGGGTGTCATGTTGGCCGCAACAGCATTCTCATTGATCATTCCGGCTCTCCAATCAGCACAGCAACTCGGCTACTCGACATGGCTCGCGAGCCTGATTGTCGGCGCAGGCATCTTGATAGGTGGTGCCCTATTGCTGTTCATTGATCACATTCTGCCGCACGAGCATTTCATCAAAGGACCCGAAGGCACCAAAGCGCGATCTTTACGACGCACCTGGCTATTTGTTTTTGCAATTTGCTTACACAATTTGCCAGAGGGCCTGGCAATAGGAGTGGCTTTTGGAGGTAGTGATGCGCTCGGTGCCAGTGCGCTGGCAACTGGCATCTCGATTCAGGATGTGCCCGAGGGTTTAGTGGTAGCCGTCGCACTGATTGCCGCGGGTTACTCGCGTTTACGAGCAATTCTTATCGGTTGTGCATCGGGTTTAATTGAACCGGTTGGCGCAGTATTGGGCGCGTCCATCGTAACCACTTCTGCGCAATTTTTACCTTGGGGATTGGCGCTGGCCGCCGGTGCCATGTTGTTTGTTATCAGTCATGAAATTATTCCTGAGTCCCACCGCAAAGGTCATGAACGTTTTGCAACGGCGGGATTAATGCTCGGTTTTGTGTTGATGATGGTGCTGGACACTGCGTTGGGATAA
- the pgm gene encoding phosphoglucomutase (alpha-D-glucose-1,6-bisphosphate-dependent): MSESTMKISPLAGHIAPSDILINVAKLVTAYYSEIPDVSVPGQNVAFGTSGHRGSSFDKTFNEYHVLAITQAICLYRKEQGIDGPLFMGIDSHALSEPAFVSALEVLAANEVEVMISAGGEYVPTPAISQAILVYNQGRTTGLADGIVITPSHNPPNGGGFKYNPTNGGPADTAVTGWIEKQANIFLQQDLQGVKRIPFERALRAPTTHTYDFLNNYVNDMGNVIDMEAIRSAGVRMGVDPLGGAGVNYWGAIAERYRLDLTVLNKTVDATFRFMTVDWDGKIRMDPSSPYAMNGLIGLKDRFDIAFACDTDHDRHGIVTSSVGLMPPNHYLSVAIDYLFQHRPEWSKDAAVGKTLVSSQMIDRVSAGIGRKVLEVPVGFKWFAQGLQDGSLGFGGEESAGASFLRRDGRVWTTDKDGLAPALLSAEIIARTGRDPGECYRKLTQKYGEPVADRIQAVANAEQKAKLSKLSPEQVTSTALAGEKITAVLTTAPGNNASIGGLKVVTENGWFAARPSGTEDIYKIYGESFKGETHLRDILNEAQTIVDAALI; encoded by the coding sequence TTGAGTGAATCAACCATGAAGATCAGCCCACTGGCTGGCCATATTGCACCGTCGGACATTCTGATCAATGTAGCCAAACTGGTCACAGCATATTACAGCGAAATTCCCGATGTATCTGTTCCCGGTCAGAATGTGGCCTTTGGTACCTCTGGCCATCGGGGCTCATCGTTTGATAAAACATTTAATGAATATCATGTGTTGGCAATTACCCAAGCCATTTGTTTATATCGAAAAGAGCAGGGTATTGACGGTCCGCTTTTTATGGGAATCGACAGTCACGCATTGTCCGAACCGGCATTTGTGAGCGCGCTGGAAGTATTGGCGGCTAACGAGGTGGAGGTGATGATATCTGCCGGTGGTGAATATGTGCCGACGCCGGCCATCTCTCAAGCCATCCTGGTTTACAACCAGGGCCGCACCACGGGTCTGGCCGATGGTATTGTTATCACGCCATCGCACAATCCACCGAATGGTGGCGGTTTTAAATATAACCCGACTAATGGCGGCCCTGCGGATACTGCTGTTACCGGTTGGATAGAAAAACAAGCTAACATTTTTTTGCAGCAGGACTTACAAGGTGTCAAGCGCATACCCTTTGAGCGCGCGTTGCGTGCACCCACTACGCATACCTACGATTTTTTAAATAACTATGTTAATGATATGGGCAATGTCATTGATATGGAGGCTATTCGCAGCGCCGGTGTGCGCATGGGGGTTGACCCGCTCGGTGGCGCGGGCGTGAATTATTGGGGCGCGATTGCAGAACGTTATCGCCTCGACCTTACTGTCCTGAATAAAACGGTCGATGCAACATTTCGTTTCATGACAGTAGATTGGGATGGAAAAATTCGCATGGACCCATCATCACCTTATGCGATGAATGGATTGATCGGATTAAAAGATCGTTTTGATATTGCGTTTGCCTGCGACACGGATCATGACCGCCACGGTATCGTGACAAGCAGTGTGGGTTTAATGCCACCTAATCATTATTTGTCTGTAGCGATTGATTATTTATTCCAACATCGCCCTGAGTGGAGTAAAGACGCTGCTGTAGGTAAAACCTTGGTGAGCAGCCAGATGATTGATCGCGTGAGCGCTGGCATTGGTCGCAAAGTGTTGGAGGTGCCCGTGGGTTTTAAGTGGTTTGCGCAGGGCTTGCAGGATGGTTCGCTCGGCTTTGGTGGTGAAGAAAGCGCAGGTGCTTCATTCTTGCGCCGCGATGGCCGCGTGTGGACAACGGATAAAGATGGTCTGGCGCCAGCATTGTTGTCGGCTGAAATTATTGCTCGCACCGGCCGTGATCCCGGCGAGTGTTATCGAAAACTAACACAAAAATACGGCGAGCCGGTTGCAGACCGTATCCAGGCTGTTGCGAATGCGGAGCAAAAAGCCAAATTATCCAAACTTTCTCCGGAGCAAGTCACGTCGACAGCTTTGGCCGGTGAAAAGATCACTGCTGTATTGACCACGGCGCCGGGCAATAATGCCTCTATCGGGGGATTAAAAGTGGTTACTGAAAACGGCTGGTTTGCGGCGCGACCTTCGGGCACTGAAGATATCTATAAAATTTATGGCGAAAGTTTTAAAGGCGAAACGCATCTGCGAGATATCTTAAACGAAGCACAAACAATTGTTGATGCGGCATTAATTTAA
- a CDS encoding DnaJ C-terminal domain-containing protein: MEFKDYYQILGVPKTATAEDIKKAYRKLARKYHPDVSKETDAEKQMRDVNEARDVLSDPEKRAAYDQIGQGYRPGQEFHPPPNWDRDNWDAGYEYSGRGFSGADTADFSDFFANLFGQGRRAGGFQQRGEDRHAKIQIDLADTYQGATKALTLQTHQLDDQGRMSLTEHTLNVRIPKGVKEGQHIRLSGKGNPGVGGGGAGDLYLEIHFKPDTRYRIDGRDVYARLPVTPWEAALGAVIEAPTPSGSVKLTIPANSQAGRKLRLKGRGIPADEPGDLYMELAVVLPPADNDKSRKLYETMAKELNFNPRRNTGV; this comes from the coding sequence GTGGAATTCAAAGACTATTACCAAATACTCGGCGTGCCCAAAACGGCCACGGCAGAGGATATCAAAAAAGCCTACCGTAAACTCGCGCGTAAATATCATCCGGACGTGAGCAAAGAAACGGATGCAGAAAAACAGATGCGGGACGTTAATGAAGCTCGCGATGTATTAAGCGATCCTGAAAAACGCGCCGCTTATGATCAAATAGGCCAAGGTTATCGACCCGGACAGGAGTTCCATCCTCCACCTAATTGGGATCGAGATAATTGGGATGCAGGCTACGAATATAGCGGGCGCGGCTTTAGCGGTGCAGACACAGCAGATTTCAGCGATTTTTTTGCCAATCTGTTCGGCCAGGGTCGGCGCGCAGGTGGTTTTCAACAGCGCGGCGAGGACCGGCATGCCAAGATCCAGATTGATCTCGCTGATACCTATCAGGGCGCAACCAAAGCCCTCACGCTGCAAACTCATCAGCTCGACGATCAGGGGCGGATGTCGCTAACAGAACACACCCTGAATGTGCGTATCCCCAAAGGCGTAAAAGAAGGTCAACACATCCGCCTGAGCGGCAAAGGCAATCCGGGCGTGGGTGGCGGAGGTGCTGGCGATCTGTATCTGGAGATTCATTTCAAGCCTGATACGCGTTACCGCATCGATGGACGGGATGTATACGCCAGATTACCCGTTACGCCGTGGGAGGCTGCTTTGGGGGCTGTGATTGAAGCACCCACACCATCCGGTTCCGTCAAATTAACCATTCCTGCAAACTCACAGGCCGGACGCAAATTACGTCTAAAAGGTCGCGGTATTCCAGCGGACGAACCGGGCGATTTATATATGGAATTGGCTGTGGTTTTACCACCAGCTGATAACGATAAATCCCGTAAGTTATACGAAACCATGGCGAAGGAACTTAACTTCAACCCACGCAGAAATACGGGAGTCTGA
- a CDS encoding chaperone modulator CbpM has translation MMTKSDTLQGTLLDDVALTCEELARACCVEPQWVIEHIETGILGDGSRYVETYRFTSYDLRRARRISLLERDFDAVPELAAMMVDLMEEVEQLRKQTTIS, from the coding sequence ATGATGACTAAATCCGACACATTACAAGGTACACTACTCGACGACGTTGCATTGACTTGCGAAGAGTTGGCACGTGCGTGTTGCGTTGAGCCTCAGTGGGTCATAGAACATATTGAAACGGGTATACTCGGTGACGGCTCACGTTATGTTGAGACGTATCGCTTCACCAGTTATGACTTGAGACGCGCACGCCGAATTAGTCTATTGGAGCGGGATTTTGATGCCGTGCCGGAGCTGGCGGCTATGATGGTCGACTTAATGGAAGAAGTAGAACAATTAAGAAAACAAACGACGATTTCTTAA